The window CTCTGAACCGCCCTCCGAAACTGTGCCAGACTCTCCTCGCCCCCGCTCGCGGCAATTTCGACACTGCCGTCGGGCCTGTTGGTCACCCAGCCAGCGAGACTGAGCCGCCGCGCCGCAACTCGCACGAACCATCGAAATCCCACTCCCTGGACCCTCCCCGACACACGTATATGCGCCTCCGACATCCTTCAGCGCCAAAGCTCGAGCATCGCCGCGAGTGCCGCCGCAACCGCAGCCTCCGGTGGCGTGCCTCTGAACTGGTCGATCGACAGCTCTCCCGATCGTATCTTCCGCGCGATAGCGTCGAGGGCGAACGCCACTTCGTCGGCGGTTGGATGATTGGTACCGAGCGTACCGCGAAATCCCCAGGCATCGTGCGCCTCGCTGCTTACCGGAGTCCAGTCTGTCGCAATCCACGCCGCTTCTGCATCGGCCTCGTCCTGCGGCGCTCCAAGCTGGGCGACATCGCTCCAGTCGTATGACTGCCACGAAGCAAGCGCCCATCCGTCAGCGTCCAGCTCCAGCTCGGCATTGAGCTCCGGCTCAAGGGCGAACTGGCCCGCGGCAGCCCGATCCTCGAGGAAATCATCGATCGACGGAAGCGAGTCGAGATATCGGTCGATGAGATCGATTTCGCCGCCGAAAAAGGGTGGATGCAGGCGTAAACCCATGTCGCTATTCTTCCCATCCGTGCTTTCCAACCAGAGGCACGAATCGCACGGGCGCAATATCCTCTCTCTCGAGCTCATCACCCACTCGGGTAAACAGGTTCAGAATCTGCTCATCCCGCTGACCGAGCGGAATCAGCAGCCTGCCCCCTTCCGCGAGCTGCTCGGTGTACGCCGCCGGAACCTCAGGAGCAGCTGCACCTACCAGAATCGCATCGAAAGGAGCGAACTGTCTCCAGCCAAGCGTGCCATCCCCGAGCATGAACGAAATATTGTTCGCACCCAGCTGACTCAGAACTTCCCGCGCCTTGTCGAGCAACGGCGCTATTCGCTCGATCGTGAAAACCTGCGATGCGAGCCGTGAAAGCAGCGCGGTCTGATAGCCCGAGCCAGTGCCCACTTCAAGCACTTTTTCAGTGCCCTTCAACCGCAGCAGCTCGAGGTAGCGCGCGTGAATAGACGGTTGCGAGATGGTCTGACCGTTGCCGATGGGCAACGCGGAATCCTCGTATGCGCGGTGACGCACGCCGGTCGGCACAAACGGATGCCTGGCAACGCCGTCAATCGCGTGCAGCACCGACAGGTCGCGAATCCCCTGCGACTGCAGCAACTCCACCAGCCGCCGCCTTGCGCCCCTGTACTCCTGAGGTTCTACTGGTCGCGCCACCAGCTTCCCGGCGTGTCGAGAATCGCGTGATGTGTCAGGTCGAGATGCAGCGGCGTAACCGATATGTAACCCTCTTCAATTGCGCGGAAGTCGGAATTCTCGGGGCCGGACCACTCGATTGATCCTCCGCCAATCCAGTAGATCGGCCGGCCCCATGGGTCTTCCATCTTCCTTATCGAATCGGAATACACACGCCGCCCAAGGCGCGTAAGTCGTACTCCCGCGATGTCACTTCCCCGGCGCGGCGGCAGGTTCACGTTCAACAGCGTGTCCCGAGGAAAATCCGGCAGTGTCACGAGGTGCTTGAGTAACGCAGTAAGCGGTCCGATCTGGTCGTCGAGCATTGAAACGTCCGCTCGCAAATCTCCGCCGGCAAACGAGATCGCGATCGAAGGGATGCCAATGGAGATTCCCTCCATGGCTGCTGCAACAGTTCCCGAGTAGAGAACATCCTCGCCCATATTCTGGCCATGATTGATGCCGCTCAACACAAAATCGGGACGCTCCGGCATCAGCGCTGCCACTGCCAGCATCACGCAATCGGTGGGAGTGCCGTCGACCTGCCAGCGACGCTCGCCGCGGGAAACCGGGCGCACGGGATGATGCAATGTCAGCGAGTGGCTGGTTGCGCTCTGCTCCCGGTCTGGAGCCAC of the Gemmatimonadaceae bacterium genome contains:
- a CDS encoding acylphosphatase → MSEAHIRVSGRVQGVGFRWFVRVAARRLSLAGWVTNRPDGSVEIAASGGEESLAQFRRAVQSGPDGAHVVSVVDLAPVTGELEFPFAMRK
- a CDS encoding protein-L-isoaspartate(D-aspartate) O-methyltransferase — protein: MARPVEPQEYRGARRRLVELLQSQGIRDLSVLHAIDGVARHPFVPTGVRHRAYEDSALPIGNGQTISQPSIHARYLELLRLKGTEKVLEVGTGSGYQTALLSRLASQVFTIERIAPLLDKAREVLSQLGANNISFMLGDGTLGWRQFAPFDAILVGAAAPEVPAAYTEQLAEGGRLLIPLGQRDEQILNLFTRVGDELEREDIAPVRFVPLVGKHGWEE
- the surE gene encoding 5'/3'-nucleotidase SurE, with protein sequence MRLLCTNDDGILAKGLECLIAAAEPLGEVSVVAPDREQSATSHSLTLHHPVRPVSRGERRWQVDGTPTDCVMLAVAALMPERPDFVLSGINHGQNMGEDVLYSGTVAAAMEGISIGIPSIAISFAGGDLRADVSMLDDQIGPLTALLKHLVTLPDFPRDTLLNVNLPPRRGSDIAGVRLTRLGRRVYSDSIRKMEDPWGRPIYWIGGGSIEWSGPENSDFRAIEEGYISVTPLHLDLTHHAILDTPGSWWRDQ